One Edaphobacter flagellatus genomic region harbors:
- a CDS encoding alpha/beta fold hydrolase, which yields MGQTLPFVGRAELFLQIYVTCVTCLLRLHQISRASSTRLLPSYKGVFMNRRVFVASGIGSIAAMTHQAHAKPAIKEALRPIPEVSVHRISADGVDIFYREAGPVDAPVLLLLHGFPTSSFQYRELMPLLADRYRVIAPDLPGFGFTEIPAERNYKYSFEAIAHTIQAFTEALHLDQYALYIFDYGAPTGLRMALQHPERITAIVTQNGNAYEQGLGAAWAPIRTYWAEPTQANRDALRPFLSPDSLKAQYLDGVPHPEQVKPEGYTLDAALIARPGNLDIQLDLFLDYANNVKLYPEFQRYFRTTKPPILAVWGKNDPFFIPAGAEAYKIDTPNASVQFVDTGHFALETHVREIAAATRAFLASHKTR from the coding sequence ATGGGACAAACTTTGCCCTTTGTTGGCCGGGCAGAGTTATTTTTACAAATTTATGTAACCTGTGTAACTTGTTTATTGCGGTTACATCAAATATCCAGAGCGTCATCAACGAGGCTTCTACCGTCCTACAAAGGAGTGTTTATGAACAGGAGAGTATTTGTTGCGTCTGGAATTGGCTCGATAGCTGCGATGACCCATCAGGCTCACGCAAAACCAGCAATCAAGGAGGCGCTACGGCCGATACCGGAGGTTTCGGTGCATAGAATTTCAGCAGACGGAGTAGACATCTTTTATCGAGAAGCAGGTCCAGTCGATGCACCCGTCCTGCTATTACTGCATGGCTTCCCAACCTCATCCTTTCAGTACCGTGAACTGATGCCGTTGCTGGCCGACCGCTATCGCGTCATTGCTCCCGATCTTCCGGGCTTTGGCTTCACGGAGATACCAGCCGAAAGAAATTACAAATACTCTTTCGAAGCAATCGCGCATACGATTCAAGCATTCACAGAAGCGCTCCATTTGGATCAATATGCTCTGTATATATTCGACTATGGCGCTCCAACCGGACTTCGCATGGCCCTGCAACATCCGGAACGAATCACGGCCATCGTGACTCAGAATGGAAACGCGTATGAGCAGGGCTTAGGGGCTGCGTGGGCTCCGATTCGTACATATTGGGCCGAACCGACGCAGGCAAACAGAGATGCGCTTCGGCCATTCTTATCTCCGGACAGTCTCAAGGCTCAGTATCTTGACGGGGTTCCGCATCCGGAGCAGGTCAAGCCGGAAGGTTACACGCTGGATGCAGCCTTGATTGCGCGCCCCGGAAATCTCGATATCCAGCTGGATTTGTTTCTCGATTATGCCAACAACGTGAAGCTCTATCCTGAGTTTCAGCGCTACTTTCGAACGACGAAACCTCCGATACTAGCCGTTTGGGGAAAGAATGACCCATTCTTTATCCCCGCAGGCGCAGAGGCTTACAAGATCGATACTCCCAACGCTTCAGTTCAGTTCGTCGATACAGGCCATTTTGCCCTTGAAACACACGTACGTGAAATCGCCGCTGCAACCAGGGCCTTTCTCGCTTCTCACAAGACGCGATAG